A window of Methylobacterium bullatum genomic DNA:
CTGATGCAGCGTCGACCACCAGTTCACCGAGAACTTGATGATCGGCAGGTTCACGGCCCCCACCAGCGTCAGGATCGCGATGGCACGCGCGGCCCGGTTCGGGTCCTCGATGGTGCGCCACAGGGCGATGATGCCGCAATAGATCAGGAACAGGATCAGCATCGAGGTCAGGCGCGCGTCCCAGACCCAGTAGGTCCCCCACATCGGCTTGCCCCAGAGCGAGCCGGTGACGAGGCAGATCAGGGTGAAGGCCGCCCCGATCGGCGCGGCGGCGCGCTGCGCCACGTCCGCGAGGGGGTGGCGCCAGACCAGGGTGCCGATGGCGGAGAGCGCCATCGACCCGTAGAAGAACACGCCGAGCCAGGCCGCCGGCACGTGGATGTACATGATCCGCACGGTCTCGCCCTGCTGGTAATCGGGCGGGACCACGAACCAGGTGAGATACAGGCCGATTGCGAGCAGCACGGCCGAGAGCCCCGCGAGCCAGGGCATCACGGGGCCGGTCCAGCGCAGGAAGTGACCGGGATGGGCAAGACGTGTCCACATGGTCCGTGGACCTAGCCCAAGGTGCGGTGCAGCATCAATGCGGGCGTTACGCGCAGTCCGGCCGCGTCGATCATTTCTTCGCGCACGCCCTCACGTCTTTACCGTCCGGCCGGCCTCGATCTCGGCTATTCCGATGCCGCCCATTTCACCCGCGCGTTCCGTGGCCGGACCGGCCCGTCGCGGACGGAATGGCGGCGTCTGGCGGCGAGCCTGGAAACAGGGCCGCCGATGGGGCGTTGACGCCGCGCCATGCTCGACAAAGCCCTCTACTACGCCCTGACCTTCGCGGAATCGGTCCTGTCCGTGGTCGGCATCCGTGCCACCTACGAGCAGCCGCGCTACGAGGTGGTGGAGCACTTACCCCGCAACGTCGAGATCCGCCGCTACGAACCGCGTGTCGCGGTCGAGACCGACATGGCGGGACCGGGCGATACGGAAGCGTTTCGGCGGCTGTTCCGGTACATCACCGGCTCCAATGGTGGAGACGACCGCATCGCGATGACGGTGCCGGTGGAACAGGGCACCCTGATTGCCATGACCGTGCCGGTGGAGCAGGGCGGCGATCTGCGCGTCATGCGCTTCTTCCTGCCCGCCGCCATCGCGAAGGCCGGACCGCCGGTTCCCACCGATCCGAAGGTCCGTATCGCCCGGCTGCCCGCCGCGACCTACGCGGCGCTCCGCTTCTCCGGCACACTCGACGCCAGGGCGCGCGAAAAACGCGAGGCGGTTCTCCGGCAGGTCCTGGCGAAGATGGCCCGCGAGACGGCGGGCCCATCGAGCGTGCTGAGCTACGATCCGCCCTTCGCGATCCCTTTCCTGCGGCGCAACGAGATCGTCATCCCCGTCGCCGAAGGGCGCTGATCATTCCGACCAGCGCAGGGCCGCGGCCGCCGCGAAGGTGCCGATCACCGCCGCGATCAGGCTGAGGGCCGACAGGATCAGCAGGGGCGTCGTGAAGGGCACCGTGCCGCCGGAGGCCGCCTCGGTCGCCGAGACGCCGAAGATCAGCGTCGGGATCATCAGCGGCAACACCAGGACGGCGAGGATCAGGCCGCCCCGGCGGATCGATGCGGTGAGCGCCGCACCGACCGCGCCGATGAAGGTCAGGGCCGGCGTGCCCACCAGCAGGGTGAGGGCGGTGGCGCCCATGGCGGTGCCGTCGAGGGCGACGAGCAGCCCGAAGAGCGGCGAGGCCAGTGCCAGCGGCAGGCCGGTGGTGAGCCAATGGGCGATCACCTTGGCGAGCACCACCATCTCCATCGGCGCGGGAGCACCGGTCATCAGGTCGAGGGAGCCGTCCTCCTCGTCGGCCTGAAACAGGCGGTCGAGGCCGATCAGGGTGGCGAGCACGGCGGCGAGCCAGAGGATGGCCGGACCGATCCGCGAGAGAAGATTGAGGTCGGGCCCCAGCGCGAACGGCACGAGGGCGACGATCATCAGGAAGAACACCAGCGACAGGGCGCCCGAGCCGCCGACACGGGCGGCGAGCTGCAGGTCGCGGGCGATGAGGGCGCGCATCACGCCGATCACCACCACACCTCCGAATCGGCAGCATTCCCGCTGGCTGGGGCGGGTGCGGGTTTCAACGCCTCGTCGATGCGCAGTTCTCGGGCATCGTCCAGGCCGAGGGACTGGTGGGTGGCCGCCACGATGAGGCCGCCCTCGGCCCGGTGCCGCGCCATCAATCCGGCGAGCACGGCCTGAGAGGCGGTGTCGAGGGCTGCGGTCGGCTCGTCGAGCAGCCAGAGCGGACGCCGGCAGACGAGAAGCCGGGCGAGGGCGACGCGGCGGCGCTGGCCGGCGGAGAGGTAGGCCACCGGCAACCGCAGGGCATGGCCGAGGCCGAGTTCGTTCAGCGCTTCGGCCGGGCTCGCGGTGGGCGCGCCGAGAAGGTCGCGGGCGAAGGTGAGGTTCTCCTCCGCCGTCAGCGGGCTTTTCAGCCCGTCGCGATGGCCGACCACGTGGAGACATTCGGCCAGCGTCGCCTCACCGACCTCAGTGACCGCGATGGTGCCGGCATCCGGCTTCAACCGGCCGGCGAGAAGGCTGAGCAGGGTGGATTTTCCCGCGCCGTTGCGCCCCGTCACCATCAAGGCCTCGCCGGGGCCGAGCGCGAAGGACAGACCCGAGAAGATGCGGCGGCCGGAGCGGCGGGCGGCGAGGTTCGTAGCGGTCAGCCGCACGGGGATCCCTGTTGTCGAGGTTGATACCGAATGCCCCCTCCCTTCTGCGGGCTACGGCATCCACGCATTTCGTGAAGAGCGCAGCTCTCCTCCCCCTTGTGGGGGGGAGTTGGAGGTGGGGGTGGTCGGGCGACCCTCCTGCTGTGGAGGCTGGCGGAACCACCCCCACTCCTAACCTCTCCCCACAAGGGGGAGAGGGACGCGCTCTGCCTTCAAAGAGCAGAGGGGTAAATCCAGTAGCCTCAGCGGGAGAACGTCGAAGAACGAGGACTGCATAACCCGCATGTGCCCCACCGTCCACGCGAAGCCCGACACTCCTGCGCTCGTGTCACAGCAGGGCGTAGCGGCCAGTTTCGAAGTGTTCTATACGGGGCCCAGGCTGCGCCGCGCGAGTCCCGAGCGTCCAAATCGCTCGTCGCGCAACATCCTGTCCGGGCACCCCCGGAGCGGCGCGCGCTTTTTTTAGAAGCGCTCCAGCCGAACACGACTTCGTGGCGCAGGTCATGCCTGCGCGTGTTCGACAACCGCTCGTGAGGAAGAAACAAGCCGTGGCATCACTCGACAGCTTTCACTCCCGCCAGACCCTCACCGTCGGCGATAAATCCTATACCTACTACTCCATCCCCCATGCCGAGCAGGCCGGCCTCGCCGATGCGACGGCTTTGCCCTTCTCGATGAAGGTCATCCTCGAGAACCTGCTGCGGTTCGAGGACGACCGCTCGGTGAAGAAGGACGACATCTCCGCCACCGTCGCGTGGCTCGGCAACCTCGGCAAGGTCGAGACCGAGATCGCCTTCCGTCCCTCGCGCGTGCTGATGCAGGACTTCACCGGCGTGCCCGCCGTGGTGGATCTCGCCGCGATGCGCGACGCCATGGTCGCTCTCGGCGGCGATCCCCAGAAGATCAACCCGCTGGTCCCCGTCGATCTCGTCATCGACCATTCGGTCATCGTCGACGAGTTCGGCACCCCGAAGGCCCTGGCCGACAACGTGGCGCTGGAATACGAGCGCAACGGCGAACGCTACACCTTCTTGAAATGGGGCCAGTCGGCCTTCGACAACTTCTCCGTCGTCCCCCCCGGCACCGGCATCTGCCACCAGGTGAACCTCGAGTTCCTGTCGCAGACGGTGTGGACCAAGACCGAAGACGGCACCGAGCTCGCCTATCCCGACAGCCTCGTCGGCACCGATTCGCACACCACCATGGTCAACGGCCTCGCCGTGCTCGGCTGGGGCGTGGGTGGCATCGAGGCCGAGGCCGCCATGCTCGGCCAGCCACTCTCCATGCTGATCCCGGAAGTCGTCGGCTTCAAACTGTCGGGCAAGCTGCCCGAGGGCACCACCGCCACCGATCTTGTGCTCACCGTGACGCAGATGCTGCGCAAGAAGGGCGTGGTCGGCAAGTTCGTGGAATTCTACGGCCCCGGCCTCGACGACATGGCGGTGGCCGACCGCGCCACCATCTCCAACATGGCCCCCGAATACGGCGCCACCTGCGGCTTCTTCCCCATCGACCAGAAGACCATCGACTTCCTCAAGGTGACCGGCCGCGCCGACGACCGGATCGCCCTCGTGGAGGCCTATGCCAAGGCCCAGGGCATGTGGCGCGACGCGCAGACCCCGGACCCCGTCTTCACCGATTCCCTCTCCCTCGACATGGGTGACGTGCGTCCGTCGCTGGCCGGCCCCAAGCGGCCGCAGGACCGGGTGCTGCTGGACGGCGCCAAGCCGGGCTTCGCCCAGTCCATGGAGACGGAGTTCAAGAAGGCCGCCGATATCGCCAAGCGCTACCCCGTCGACGGCGCGAATTACGATATCGGCCATGGTGACGTGGTGATCGCCGCGATCACGAGCTGCACCAACACCTCGAACCCGAGCGTGATGATCGGCGCGGGGCTCCTCGCCCGAAACGCCGTCGCCAAGGGCCTGCGTTCCAAGCCCTGGGTGAAGACCTCCCTGGCGCCGGGCTCGCAGGTGGTCGCCGAGTATCTGGAGAGCGCGGGCCTGCAGGCGCCCCTCGACGCCCTCGGCTTCAACCTCGTCGGCTTCGGCTGCACCACCTGCATCGGCAATTCGGGCCCGCTGCCGGCGCCGATCTCGAAGGCGATCAATGACAACGACGTGGTCGCGGCGGCCGTGCTCTCCGGCAACCGCAACTTCGAAGGCCGCGTGAACCCCGACGTGCGCGCCAACTACCTGGCCTCGCCGCCGCTGGTCGTCGCCTACGCGCTCGCCGGCTCGATGCAGATTGACATCACCACCGAGCCGCTGGGCATCGGCTCCGATGGCCAGCCGGTCTATCTCGCCGACATCTGGCCCTCCACGGCGGAGGTCGCCGAGTTCATCGAGGCCAACATCACCTCGACCCTGTTCAAGTCGCGCTACGCCGACGTGTTCAGCGGCGACCATTACTGGAAGGCCGTCGAGGTCACCGAGGCCGAGACCTTCAAGTGGGATTCGACCTCCACCTACGTGCAGAACCCACCCTATTTCGAGGGCATGACCAAGACGCCGGCGCCGATCACCGACATCGTCGATGCCCGCATCCTCGGCCTGTTCCAGGATTCCATCACCACCGACCACATCTCTCCGGCGGGTAACATCCGCGCGGCCTCGCCGGCCGGCGCCTACCTGCAGGAGCATCAGGTCCGGGTGCAGGACTTCAACCAGTACGGCACCCGCCGCGGCAACCATCAGGTCATGATGCGCGGCACCTTCGCCAACATCCGCATCAAGAACCAGATGGTCCGGGACGAGAACGGCAATGTGGTCGAGGGCGGCTGGACCCTGTTCCAGCCCTCGGGCGAGCGCATGTACATCTACGACGCCGCCCAGAAATACGCCGAATCCGGCACGCCGCTCGTCGTCTTCGCCGGCAAGGAATATGGCACCGGCTCGTCGCGCGATTGGGCGGCCAAGGGCACGAAGCTCCTCGGCGTCCGTGCCGTGGTGGCGGAGAGCTTCGAGCGCATCCACCGCTCGAACCTCGTGGGCATGGGCATCGTGCCGCTGGTGTTCCAGGGCGACACGTCCTGGGCCTCGCTCGGCCTCAAGGGTGACGAGACCGTCAGCCTTCTCGGCCTCTCGGGCGACATCAAGCCGCGCCAGACCATGATCGCCGAGATCACCTTCGCCGACGGCACCAAGACAGAGGTGCCGCTCACCTGCCGGATCGATACGCTCGACGAGCTGGAATATTTCCGCAACGGCGGGATTCTTCCCTACGTCCTGCGCTCACTGGCCGCGTAAGGCCACGATGCGAGGAAGGCCCTTCCCCGAATGGGGGAGGGCCTTTCGACCGGAATCTGAGCCGGCTTTGCAATTCCGAAAAACGCCGTCCGATGGCGCTTGTTTCGGCCTTCCGATGGCGGTTGCAGCCGCCTGGAATTACGTCCCGCGAGGGCCTCGGGATGCGGCCTGCGCCACGTCCCCATCGGAGAACTCCCGCCACAAAAGCACCAGGGCCGCCATCACCGCCGGGCCGAGGAAAAGCCCGAGCAGGCCGAACGTCTCGACCCCGCCGAGGATGCCGAGCAGCACCCAGAGGAAGGGCAGGCGGGTGGTGCCGCCGATCAGCACCGGCCTCACAAAATGGTCGGCGACGAAGGTGACGACGAACCCCGCCACCACCACGACCGCCGCGGGGATCACCGCCCCGCTGGCCAGAAGAATCAGGGCGGCAATGCCAAAGACGAGCGGCGCCCCGAAGGGGATCATCGCCGCCACCGCCGTCAGCGCACCGAGCAGAACCGGATGCGGCACGCCCGCAAAATAGTAAACGATTCCAAGGAGTACGCCTTCGCCGAGGCCGACCAGGACAAGCCCATCGACGGTGCCGTGGACGGAGGCGACCATCTGGCGCGCCACCCGCTCACCGCGCGGGCCGAACAGGCGGCCGCTCGCCGTCAGCGACTGCCTGATGACAGTTCGCCCGTCTCGGAACAGGAAGAACAACGTCAGCAGGGTGAAACCGAATAGCACAACCCGGCGAACCACTTGAGCCCCGAGGCTCTTGGTCAGGCCGATGGTGGTCGAGTTGTCGAGCTTGTGCAGGATCTCGGAGCCGGCGGACGGGTGGCTGAGATTTTCGCTCCACCACGCGCTGGCCTTGGCTGCGCCGTATGGAAGATGGGACAGGAATTCGGGGGTCGGAATCCCGCTTTGCTCCACCGACTTCACCCAGGCCATCGCGTCATGGGCCTCCCGAGCCGCCTGGACGCCAAGGAGCACCAGGGGCGCCAGGAAGACCAGCGCCACCGCCAGGGTGAACAGGCTCGGCAGCAGGATGTTGTGCCCCCCGGGCGGCCACCGCCGTTCCGCCTTCGCGTAAAGCGGCCAGAGCGCGATGGCGAGGATCACGGCCCAGGCCAGCGCCGGAAGGAACGGGTGAAGCACCCACAGGCCGAGGGCTGACAGAGCCATAACCAGGGCAATGCGCGCCCCCCCTTGGGCACGGCTGCGATGGTCCGCCGGCAGCTCAGCCGCATCGACAGATGTAAGTCGTTCCATTCTCGTCACCTCTGCCGCCTTCTGGCACGCTTCACGCTCGATGAATTCAGGCAGAGAGCGAGGACAGGCCCACGCCGAACGGGCGCGCATCCGCATGTAGGTCAGGGCATCGACGGGCGGAATGGTCCGGCACGGCCCGGAACCGCA
This region includes:
- the ccmB gene encoding Heme exporter protein B, yielding MIGVMRALIARDLQLAARVGGSGALSLVFFLMIVALVPFALGPDLNLLSRIGPAILWLAAVLATLIGLDRLFQADEEDGSLDLMTGAPAPMEMVVLAKVIAHWLTTGLPLALASPLFGLLVALDGTAMGATALTLLVGTPALTFIGAVGAALTASIRRGGLILAVLVLPLMIPTLIFGVSATEAASGGTVPFTTPLLILSALSLIAAVIGTFAAAAALRWSE
- the acnA gene encoding Aconitate hydratase A; this translates as MASLDSFHSRQTLTVGDKSYTYYSIPHAEQAGLADATALPFSMKVILENLLRFEDDRSVKKDDISATVAWLGNLGKVETEIAFRPSRVLMQDFTGVPAVVDLAAMRDAMVALGGDPQKINPLVPVDLVIDHSVIVDEFGTPKALADNVALEYERNGERYTFLKWGQSAFDNFSVVPPGTGICHQVNLEFLSQTVWTKTEDGTELAYPDSLVGTDSHTTMVNGLAVLGWGVGGIEAEAAMLGQPLSMLIPEVVGFKLSGKLPEGTTATDLVLTVTQMLRKKGVVGKFVEFYGPGLDDMAVADRATISNMAPEYGATCGFFPIDQKTIDFLKVTGRADDRIALVEAYAKAQGMWRDAQTPDPVFTDSLSLDMGDVRPSLAGPKRPQDRVLLDGAKPGFAQSMETEFKKAADIAKRYPVDGANYDIGHGDVVIAAITSCTNTSNPSVMIGAGLLARNAVAKGLRSKPWVKTSLAPGSQVVAEYLESAGLQAPLDALGFNLVGFGCTTCIGNSGPLPAPISKAINDNDVVAAAVLSGNRNFEGRVNPDVRANYLASPPLVVAYALAGSMQIDITTEPLGIGSDGQPVYLADIWPSTAEVAEFIEANITSTLFKSRYADVFSGDHYWKAVEVTEAETFKWDSTSTYVQNPPYFEGMTKTPAPITDIVDARILGLFQDSITTDHISPAGNIRAASPAGAYLQEHQVRVQDFNQYGTRRGNHQVMMRGTFANIRIKNQMVRDENGNVVEGGWTLFQPSGERMYIYDAAQKYAESGTPLVVFAGKEYGTGSSRDWAAKGTKLLGVRAVVAESFERIHRSNLVGMGIVPLVFQGDTSWASLGLKGDETVSLLGLSGDIKPRQTMIAEITFADGTKTEVPLTCRIDTLDELEYFRNGGILPYVLRSLAA
- the ccmA gene encoding Cytochrome c biogenesis ATP-binding export protein CcmA — translated: MRLTATNLAARRSGRRIFSGLSFALGPGEALMVTGRNGAGKSTLLSLLAGRLKPDAGTIAVTEVGEATLAECLHVVGHRDGLKSPLTAEENLTFARDLLGAPTASPAEALNELGLGHALRLPVAYLSAGQRRRVALARLLVCRRPLWLLDEPTAALDTASQAVLAGLMARHRAEGGLIVAATHQSLGLDDARELRIDEALKPAPAPASGNAADSEVWW
- the ccmC gene encoding Heme exporter protein C; its protein translation is MWTRLAHPGHFLRWTGPVMPWLAGLSAVLLAIGLYLTWFVVPPDYQQGETVRIMYIHVPAAWLGVFFYGSMALSAIGTLVWRHPLADVAQRAAAPIGAAFTLICLVTGSLWGKPMWGTYWVWDARLTSMLILFLIYCGIIALWRTIEDPNRAARAIAILTLVGAVNLPIIKFSVNWWSTLHQPASIMRMGGSSIDPSMLYPLLEMILAFTLLGITLHLYAMRTEILRRRVRALTIREAERLDADPRPARPLGQAIRGV